The sequence TGTGCTGTGCAACGAATTTAGTGGATTCATGATACACAGTTTCAAAGTTGTTCTATATTTCTTCGGTGTTTTGACTGTGGCCACCATGCTGGTCTCATTAGTGAGAATACGATCTGCTATGAGTGATGTGAGCTATTTCCGCCGGCAGTCATCTTTTTATTTTTGCCCTCGTGTGTGCACCTGTGCATGTAAACATTGACGTAGAGAACCTGCGTATATACAGTAATTCACATATGATGGCGCCCAGTTGTCGGACTGGTATTCGTCTCTGACTTCGATAGCAGTCTTCGCACCATAAAATGTCAATAACGACTAAAATACATATCGAACACGAACGCCTCGCGCTGGTTCCAACCTTACAGAACCTCGAAGACGTAGCGATTCGTGTCATCACGCAGGGGAACACCGATCCGGGGTCCACCGTATTTCCATTCCTCATTGAGTATCCCGACAGGGACCGACTCGAAGAGATGCTTGATGCTGACCCGACAGTCCAGAGCTACGAACTTGTCGACTGGACCGACCAGACCGGCATATACTATATCGAACACACCCCACAAACGAAACTCATCAGCTCTGTCGTTACTGATGTCAACGGATTTCTCGTCCATACAGAGACAAAGAGCAACGGCTGGCTCGTCCGACTGTTGCTCCCTGACCGCGAGGCACTCAATACGATCTGGGAGTATGCAAACGAGAACGACATTTCTCTCGATATCATCGAAATATACGGAAATACGGACACCGGCGGTGAGTCGTCATACGGGTTGACCGACGAACAACTGACTGCGCTAATAACTGCATATGAACACGGCTATTTCGGAGAACCAAGGGATATCTCTCTGAACGAAGTTGCCGACGAAATTGGCCTGTCCTCAACAGCGATGAGCGGCAGACTCCGTCGTGGAATGCGGAACCTCATTGCGGCAACAATAATTGATAGAGAGAAGTAAGCTCACAGATCCATTATTGGGGGCGCCCGCGGCCGCTCCCATTCGATTTGTTGAATTAAAATCCACGCCTGTGATACCGAACCCTATTTGAATTTAAATTCTACAGTATGTGTACAAAAACCCTCAAAAATAGATGTATCAGAACGGATATGAGATCTACATTCCCGCAATACTCTACTCGGATCGCCCGTTCGAATCTTTTTGACGGTAGACTGGCCGTAGTGCTGTCGCGTCTTTGTTATAGCCTAACCACACGCTCAGTGCTGTCGCAACGAAGACAAGATACACGGGGAACAGAAGAACGAGTGTGTATCCAGCAAAGACCGGAGTCAGGACATCTAGCCAGTACAGTGTCGCGATTCCGGCGAGTCCACCGACAGCACTCGCAATGATCCCTAGACGAAACGCCTGAGCGGCGGCGGGACCGGGCGACAGGTGAATCGTATCCATACGGCATTTTATATGGCTGAACACCATAAGTCGCGCGCGAGACACGCTATCAAAGTCCGGGGTGGCTCTGGCGTTGCGAAGTCGTGCTGGGACGGATTTATTACCAGTAACCCGACAAAGGGGTACGTATGAAACTCTCACTGATCGCCGCCGTCGCGGCTAACGGTGTGATCGGTGCCGCCGGCGACATCCCGTGGCAGTATCCCGAGGATCTGACACATTTCAAACAGACAACTGTCGGCCATCCGGTGATTATGGGGCGGCGGACCTTCGAGAGTATTCGGCGTGGTCTTGATGGCCCGCTGCCGGAGCGGCTGAACATTGTTTTGACCACGGCGCCGCAGCAACTTCCAGACAGTGTCACGGCCGTTACCTCGACGACGGCGGCATTGGCCGAAGCGGCCGATAGTGACGCATCTACGGCGTATGTTATTGGCGGGGCGACAGTGTACGAGCAGTTTCTCCCACAGGCCGACGAACTCATTCTGACCGAACTAACAGCAGCTTTCGACGGCGATACGGTCTTTCCGACAGTCGACTGGTCGCACTGGACTGAGACGGAACGAACGACTCATAGCGAATTTGCTATTGTGAGATACACTCGAACCAGCAGCGACTAGGATTGATATCTGTCCGAACAGTCACAGCAACTGCCCGGTTGTGTTCTGTGTCGGTCCGTTCTCACACTACAACCCTCGGCATCTGCTGAGTAACACGACACGGCTCTGGTGGAATACTCCTGCTCACGGGCTGTTGGAAAACGCTCCTGTCCGTCTTTGCTACCCACAAAAGCTACCCGTACATAAACCCCAGAAGCAAGTAACAATATCTTTTATTAGCATTTCATATGTTCTTTCAGAGGCATGACCGGTAACGAGGAACATCCTAACTATCCCAGTGTCGACCAGTCAGACCGGACCGTCCCCCGTAACCTCCGCCAGACTGGTGACCCCAACATCGAGATGTTGGTGTCGACGCGCGTTCGAAAGTCCCCGTTCTTCCACAAGTCCTTCAATGAGGAGGGCGCCTGGCGGGCGACCGTCTACAACCGCCTCTATCACCCGCGTGGCCTCATCGAACCCGAGGACGGTGGGGTGATGAAAGAGTACGACGCACTGACCAACACTGTCACCCTCTGGGATGTCGCCGTAGAGCGTCAGGTCCGGGTCAAGGGACCCGACGCCGAGGCGCTGACGAACTATGTCGTCACCCGTGATGTGACAGGCATGGACGCCATGGACGGAAAGTACGTCATCCTGTGTAACGAAGATGGCGGCATCCTGAACGACCCAGTGTTGCTCCGCCCCGAGGAAGACGAGTTCTGGTTCTCTATCTCGGACTCGACGCTGATGCAGTGGTTACAGGGTGTCAACGTCGACAACGACTTTGATGTTGAAATCGACGAGATCGACGTGGCGCCGATGCAGATTCAGGGCCCGCGCTCCGAGGACGTGATGATTGATGTCGTCGGCGACAAGGTCAGTGACGTGCCGTACTACGGCTTGATGGACGCCGAAATCGACGGTTGTGACGTGTTGATTAGCCAGACTGGCTTCTCGGGCGAGAAAGGCTTCGAAATCTACGTCAAAGACGCAATGGAAAACGCCGAGCGCGTCTGGGACCCTGTCATGGAGTCTGTCAAGGACCACGGCGGCCGCCAGATCGCACCTGGCCATCACCGCCGTATCGCCGCCGGCATCATGTCCTGGGGACAGGACATGGACCACGAAACGTCCCCGTTCCAGGTCAACCTCGGCTACCACGTCCCCGACGACAAAGAAGCCAACTACATCGGCAGAGAGGCGCTCGAAGCACAGAAAGAACAGATCGAGAACGGCAACTATCCGTTCGAGCACAAACTCATCGGACTGAAGATTGCTGGCGAGCCAATCCGTGACTACGCCCCGGACTTCTGGCTCATCTCCGATCCGGATACCGGTGAGGAGTGTGGCTACCTCACGTCCCCGTGGTGGAATCCGGACTTAGAGACCAACATCGGGATGGGATTCGTCCCAGCCGAGAAGATTCAGGAAGTCAGCGATACGCCGCTCAACGACGAAATATACGACGAGGAACTGGATCTGGAGTTCCAGGTCCACCTCCCCGATGAGTACGCCGAGGAATCCGGCGAGCCGGTGTTTGCGACCGCCGCGAAGGTGCCATTCAAGGAGTCTGTCAATCCGAGCGCCCGCGAGCAAGCGAAGCTCAACGCCCGGAAAGAGGCCGAAAGCGACGACTAGCCCCCACTCCGTCTGTCCCAGCACCCTACTCGCTTATTTTCGCCTGACACCTTTTTATGATGCAGATCACAGCACTCCGTCCCCACCAACATTGTTGTAGCGCGACATCGCGCTCACATGCCGATTGTTACTGCCGCTCTGCAGCCGTACAGATGCGGCCATATAGATGCGGCGTGGCGAATATTAATTCAGTTTCCTGCTGGACTGCGTTGGGGATAGTCTGGTCATAGTGGGGCCTGCTGACAGTTTCGGCTCGCAAGGCTGTCGAAAACAGAGTGTAGCTGGCTGTCCCGGGTCTGGACAGTAGCCGGTCAGGTTCAGGCGTCGAGACGCTTGTGCCGCCACTGCTCTGTGTCGGGCGTCTGATTAAACGTGTAGATGTGGACGCCGCGGATATTGTACTCGTCGTCTCCAACGTAGGGCGCGAGCCCATCGATGAGTTCGTCGGGTTCGTAGGTCCCGCGGGAGCCGACCAGTTGCTTGACGAACCCAAGAATGCCCGTGGTCTTCCTGAGGAACTTTATCGAATCACCGACGCCGACTTTCTGTGAGATTTGCATCAACCGCTGGTAGTTCATCACGCCCGGGATGCCCACTTCGACTGGGAGTTCGATACCGCGAGCACGGATGTCTTCGACCCACTCCAGCACGGCATCCGGGTCGTAACAGAGTTGTGTAACGATATACGTCGCGTACGGTGCTTTCTGTGCCATCGACTCCGCCAGCGTTTCGTCGTTGATGAAGTCGTGGCCCTCGGGGTAGCCCGTGATGCCTACCTCCTCGAAGGAGTACTGGGTCTCTTCGAGCGCTTCGAGCATGTCGAGCGCTGACTCGTACTCACCGGCCGGTTCCTCGCGGTCGCCACCGGGAACGAAGATGTCCGTGATGCCCGCCTGTTCCAGTCGCTCGGCTATCGATTCGAGTTGGTCCCTGTCTTCCACGTAGCGGGCCGCGATATGTGGCACAACGTCGTACCCCATTTCGGCGGCTTCCGCCGTCTTTTCGACGGTCTTCTCGATGCCGAGCTGGGGCGAAGTCGTGATTGCGATAGTCGCATTGTCGGGGAGGTGGGTAATCTCCTCGTCGAAGCTCTCGAACGGCATCAGTTCAAACCGGGCGCTCGTCAGTAGCGTCCGGACACCCTGACTGTCTGAGACCGTGCGTGTTCCGAGGGCCATGAGTTGCCAGAGCTAGGACGCACCCGTACTTTTCTCTGTGGGTGGGGCATCGAACCCATTTATAAGGACTCACTCCTATCACGCGCTATGAGGCGTACACTGCCGGATTCGACTGGCCACAGTCCCGTAGGAGACAGCATGGTCCGGTTCATCTGCGAGCCGGCAGAGGACGAGATCTAACAGATTGAGTTGCTCCAGCAGATCTCGGGTCTGGCCACGCTCGAGACGCAGACATCGCTGCACCTCGTACACCGTGTCAGAATCGACGACGGCATCCGCGACGTCTTGTAGTTGGACAGCAGCCGGGAGTCCAATCCCGTCAGTGACCAGTTGCTCGTCCGGAAGTTCTCTGACCGACTCTCTGGCAGAATCCGACGACTCGGCTGAGACAGGCTCCGCGACACTGATTTGATCGTCCTCATCTATCGCTGCAGACTGGGCAGCGTCCTCATCCGCGGTCCCTGATTTAGCCGACGGGTCTTCCTCGTCATCACTGGACGTATCGTACGTGTTCGGGACGTGGATATCCGCTTCTATCATATATCGGCGGACCGTCTCAGAAGAGACGTCCATCTGTATCTGCTCAGCGATTGCTCTGAAGTTGTCACACTCATCGTACAGCGCTTGCAGGTAGTCGGTGTCCTCGTACGGTGGCACGGAGTCGTCGCGGACGGCGGCGAATAGGTCGGATTCAGAGTCGGTCTCGCGATCAGACTGCGTATCCGCCGTAGACGCGGCATCTGACTGTGGGCTTTTCTGTGAACTGTCGCTTCCGTCACTGATAGACTCCGAATCCGAGACAGCCGACCCGTCGGGCAAGGCATCGTCACCCTCAATGGTAGCGGCCAAACGCGTTTCGGTGACGGTTTCTGCGCCGCCAGCGTCAGCCTGTTCCGGTCCACAGTCGGCGCTGGCTGCCTCGTCTGGCGCGCCTGTGGCGTCGATTATCAGTTGCACCGTCAGGAGCAAGCCGTCGTCGGTGACTGTCGCTGAGGCATCGTCTACCGACAGTGAGGAACCGGTAGCTGACGGGAGTTCGGTGGCCGACGGTGAGAATGTGACTTCGAGGTCACCACTGTCGTTCAGCCTCGCCGTCTCCGGCGTGAGGCCCTCATCAGCGCCGCCGCCGGACCGCAACGAGACCGGCATCGCCAGCGTCACATCAAGGACTGCATCACCGGTGTCGGCCGGCGATGCTTCGACGGTCTCGATTGACCGACCGCGGGATTCGTACGCATCGATGACCTCCGCGAGCGCCATGAAAGCGGTGTGAAGTCCCATGTCATTGAGTGACTATGACACGTTGTGGTGTAGAGATAGGTGTGGAATACCGAACCCATTTATAAACTACCCCAAAACTGCGGCTAGCAACGAACGTCTGAAACAGTGCTCGTGGACGATTCCTTGGACTCGTGCCGGTTATCGCGGTATCGCAATACCCGCGAGTCGCTCCCCTTTCACGACAACAGACTCCCTGGCAAGCGAGAATATCACTCCCCGTTCTGTCGCTGAGACGATCTGTTGTTGCTCGAACGAGGCGGGCTCGTAGACGGTGCCCAGTCGCTCCCCGGCGTCGACAGTGTCGCCGACAGCGATGTCCGGTCGGCACTCAAACAACCCCGATTCCGATGCGGTGACTGGTTCCGCATCGTTTCGGAGCACCGTCTGCACAGCCTGTGGTTCCGGCTCCGCTGGGAGGACTGCCCACTCGCGCAGGAGATTCTGTATCCCGTCGACACCAGCTGCAACCGCATCCTGTGCTATCCGACGACTGTTCGACAGTTCTGCAGTGATGACCGGAATCCCGGCTTCCGCAGCCGCAGCGCGGAACGTCCCACCCGACCCGTCGTCGCCGGCGTCCTCGTGACCGTCGGTGAGTCTGTAGGAAGTGCCGAACGCTTCGGCGAGGCGCTGGGCGGCTTCGTCGTCCGCCCGGCACCGGACGTGTTCCAGCATATCTGCCGTGCCGGTGTGGAGATCGACTGCTGCGTCGGCGTCTTTCACGAGTTCCCACAGCCGAGCGGCAAACTGTTCCTGTAGGCTTCCGGACTCGTCGCCCGGCCACACACGGTTCAGGTTCGGATTCATCACGTCGTACTCGCCAGGGGTCATATATGACCGGTGGTCGAACGCGAGCTGGTTCACTACCGGGACGACGAGTACCGTCCCAGCGATGGCCGCGCCGGTCAGGCGGCCGTGCAGTCGACGTAACGCGGCTGGGCCGTTGAGTTCGATGCCGTGTTGCGCCGCCTGAATGTACACTGTCGGCCCGGGGCTGCCGACGTACTGGTGGACAGTCACAGACACGTCTCGACCCGACGGTAACCGTCCAAGCCGTCGGTCAGTCGTCGTATGCGTGACGGCCGTGTAGTCCATATCACTGCCTGATGGCGTGCAAACAAAAAACGCTGGGAGGAGGAGCGCCACTGTGCCACATGGAGTGATACTGTGATACTCCCCCGGAACAGAGGCACCCCGATACAGCGGCCCTCAATGGTGTGAGAGCGTCATGTGGAAAATGTTGTGTGGTCACTGTTAACACATAAGCCGACAGTACAATCTGATAGTTGGGAGCAATTAGAAGCTTTTGAACATAAGTGGCAACCACCATAGGGGGACCAAATTTATTAACAATGGTACTCCTGTTATTCTGAAACACTACGTGATAAAACAATGTCAGTTTGCAAAAGCGGTGGGTCAGGCGGTAACTATATTGCCACGCCATAGCACGTTCTACGCAGAGTTATGGAGCCTACCGATAGCCTGCCGACCCAGACCGATACCGTCATCGTCGGTGCTGGAATCGTCGGCTGTAACATCGCCTATCAGCTGACAGAGCTCGGCCGCGAGGACGTGGTCGTGGTCGATCAGGGGCCGATGCCGACCACGGGTGGATCGTCGACGCACGCCCCCGGAATCATGTTTCAGACCGCGGAACCGAAGGTCCTCAGCCAGTTTGCGGACTACAGCCGACGGCTGTACTCGGACCTCGAAGGCGCGGACGGACATCAGGCCTACAACGAAACAGGTGGCATCGAAGTCGCACGCAGCGAGGAGCGCATGGATTTCCTCCAGCGCCGCGTCGAGTATGCGAACGCCTGGGGCATCGAGGACCCGCAGTTACTCTCGCCCGAAGAAGTCACCGAGCACCTCCCGCTGGTCGACGCCGACCAGATCAAGGGCGGCTACTACTCCCCGACAGACGGGCAGGTCTCGGGTGTCGTCGCCTGCGATGCGCTGGCCAGGGAAGCGATGGATAGGGGTGCGAAGTTCGTCCCACACACGCGCACCGAGAACGTCGAGACAGAGGACGGCTCGGTACAGGCTGTCGTCACGGAGAACGGCAGTATCGAGTGCAACGAGGTGGTGGTAGCGACGAACATCTGGGCCCGCCAGCTCGGCGAGAAACTCGACGTGCACCTGCCCGTAACGCCGGTCGAGCACCAGTACACGATGACGGAGTCCCTCGATGAACTGGCCGACAGCGCGGTCGACATTACCGACCACCCGCTGTTCGAGAACTACGAGAACGTCTCCGGAGAGAAGGCGAAGCGACTTCTCGTTGGGCCGGACCGCCCGATTCTCCGTGACCAGGACAACGCGATGTACTATCGGAATCACGGGGATTCCTACGGTATCGGCTCGTACAACCACGACCCTATCGTGCCTGACCCGCAGGACCTCGGCGGGAACGATCCAGACGGCGAACAAGGGTCCGTCCACGAGTTCACGGACTACCACATGGACAACGCGACCCATCCGGATCGGCCGGACAAGGCGCCGCGTCAGGCCAGCGATGAACTGCTCCCTGCGACGGCCGGCAAGGAGCTCGAACACAAGTACAACGGGATGTTCGCAGAGTCGCCGAACGGTCTCCCCGTGATGGGTCCCGTTCAAGAATACGACGGCCTCTGGACGGCGGCGGCCATCTGGGTCACGCACGCCGGCGGTGCCGGCAAAGCACTTGCCGAGTGGATGGAACACGGCGTTCCACGGCTCCCTGACGGTCCGATTGACCTCGCCCATTGTGACGTGAACCGCTTCGACGAGCACGAGGGCAGCTGGGACTTCGCTCGGGATATCGGTGGTGAGGAGTACCGCATCGTCTACAACATCATGCACCCCAAGTGGGTCTGGACCGACAAACAGCGGGACATCCGCCGAACCCCGATGTATCACACCCACAAGAAGTATGACGCCGAATTGTGGGCCGAGGCCGGCTGGGAGGAACCACACTGGTTTGACTCCAACGCCGACCTGCTGGCGGAGTACGGCGACCGGATTCCGGACCGCGAGGGCTGGGAGGCGAAGTACTGGTCGCCGATCGAGGGTGCCGAGGCGCTGAACGTCCGCAACAACGTCGGCCTCCACGACATGACCTCGTTCAACAAGATGGAGGTCATCGGGAGCGACGCCGGCGAGTTCGTCCAGTACCTCTGTACGAACGACATGGACATCGACGTGGGCGACGTGAAGTACACGCTGATGTGCAACGAAGGCGGTGGCGTCCGGGCGGACATCACGGTCACGCGAACCGGCGAGGACCGCTATCTCCTGCTGACGACGGGTCGCGAAGTCGGGAATAACCACGTCGCGTGGGTGCGCGAACAGTCCCCTGACGACGTGGTCGTCAACGACGTGACCTCCAGCCTCGCCGCGATGGTCTGTACTGGCCCGAACGCCCGGAAGGTTCTCTCGAAGGTCACCGACAT is a genomic window of Haloarcula sp. H-GB4 containing:
- a CDS encoding FAD-dependent oxidoreductase produces the protein MEPTDSLPTQTDTVIVGAGIVGCNIAYQLTELGREDVVVVDQGPMPTTGGSSTHAPGIMFQTAEPKVLSQFADYSRRLYSDLEGADGHQAYNETGGIEVARSEERMDFLQRRVEYANAWGIEDPQLLSPEEVTEHLPLVDADQIKGGYYSPTDGQVSGVVACDALAREAMDRGAKFVPHTRTENVETEDGSVQAVVTENGSIECNEVVVATNIWARQLGEKLDVHLPVTPVEHQYTMTESLDELADSAVDITDHPLFENYENVSGEKAKRLLVGPDRPILRDQDNAMYYRNHGDSYGIGSYNHDPIVPDPQDLGGNDPDGEQGSVHEFTDYHMDNATHPDRPDKAPRQASDELLPATAGKELEHKYNGMFAESPNGLPVMGPVQEYDGLWTAAAIWVTHAGGAGKALAEWMEHGVPRLPDGPIDLAHCDVNRFDEHEGSWDFARDIGGEEYRIVYNIMHPKWVWTDKQRDIRRTPMYHTHKKYDAELWAEAGWEEPHWFDSNADLLAEYGDRIPDREGWEAKYWSPIEGAEALNVRNNVGLHDMTSFNKMEVIGSDAGEFVQYLCTNDMDIDVGDVKYTLMCNEGGGVRADITVTRTGEDRYLLLTTGREVGNNHVAWVREQSPDDVVVNDVTSSLAAMVCTGPNARKVLSKVTDIDLSDDAFPFFTSQQFFVKNIPVTALRVSYAGELGWEFYTPSEYGERLWEHIMEAGEEYGIRPYGNGALNSLRIEKGFRLWGKDLHTEHNPYEAGLGWAVDLETDFIGKEAVAAAADGDNINHKVACLTLDDEDAVVLDNKPVLDGDDTIGYLHSAEYGYTVGACVAYTYLPPEYAEPGTSVEILYEGDRYDATVREEPLV
- a CDS encoding aminomethyl transferase family protein — encoded protein: MTGNEEHPNYPSVDQSDRTVPRNLRQTGDPNIEMLVSTRVRKSPFFHKSFNEEGAWRATVYNRLYHPRGLIEPEDGGVMKEYDALTNTVTLWDVAVERQVRVKGPDAEALTNYVVTRDVTGMDAMDGKYVILCNEDGGILNDPVLLRPEEDEFWFSISDSTLMQWLQGVNVDNDFDVEIDEIDVAPMQIQGPRSEDVMIDVVGDKVSDVPYYGLMDAEIDGCDVLISQTGFSGEKGFEIYVKDAMENAERVWDPVMESVKDHGGRQIAPGHHRRIAAGIMSWGQDMDHETSPFQVNLGYHVPDDKEANYIGREALEAQKEQIENGNYPFEHKLIGLKIAGEPIRDYAPDFWLISDPDTGEECGYLTSPWWNPDLETNIGMGFVPAEKIQEVSDTPLNDEIYDEELDLEFQVHLPDEYAEESGEPVFATAAKVPFKESVNPSAREQAKLNARKEAESDD
- a CDS encoding dihydrofolate reductase — its product is MKLSLIAAVAANGVIGAAGDIPWQYPEDLTHFKQTTVGHPVIMGRRTFESIRRGLDGPLPERLNIVLTTAPQQLPDSVTAVTSTTAALAEAADSDASTAYVIGGATVYEQFLPQADELILTELTAAFDGDTVFPTVDWSHWTETERTTHSEFAIVRYTRTSSD
- a CDS encoding helix-turn-helix domain-containing protein — its product is MSITTKIHIEHERLALVPTLQNLEDVAIRVITQGNTDPGSTVFPFLIEYPDRDRLEEMLDADPTVQSYELVDWTDQTGIYYIEHTPQTKLISSVVTDVNGFLVHTETKSNGWLVRLLLPDREALNTIWEYANENDISLDIIEIYGNTDTGGESSYGLTDEQLTALITAYEHGYFGEPRDISLNEVADEIGLSSTAMSGRLRRGMRNLIAATIIDREK
- a CDS encoding succinylglutamate desuccinylase/aspartoacylase family protein; its protein translation is MDYTAVTHTTTDRRLGRLPSGRDVSVTVHQYVGSPGPTVYIQAAQHGIELNGPAALRRLHGRLTGAAIAGTVLVVPVVNQLAFDHRSYMTPGEYDVMNPNLNRVWPGDESGSLQEQFAARLWELVKDADAAVDLHTGTADMLEHVRCRADDEAAQRLAEAFGTSYRLTDGHEDAGDDGSGGTFRAAAAEAGIPVITAELSNSRRIAQDAVAAGVDGIQNLLREWAVLPAEPEPQAVQTVLRNDAEPVTASESGLFECRPDIAVGDTVDAGERLGTVYEPASFEQQQIVSATERGVIFSLARESVVVKGERLAGIAIPR
- a CDS encoding methylenetetrahydrofolate reductase, yielding MALGTRTVSDSQGVRTLLTSARFELMPFESFDEEITHLPDNATIAITTSPQLGIEKTVEKTAEAAEMGYDVVPHIAARYVEDRDQLESIAERLEQAGITDIFVPGGDREEPAGEYESALDMLEALEETQYSFEEVGITGYPEGHDFINDETLAESMAQKAPYATYIVTQLCYDPDAVLEWVEDIRARGIELPVEVGIPGVMNYQRLMQISQKVGVGDSIKFLRKTTGILGFVKQLVGSRGTYEPDELIDGLAPYVGDDEYNIRGVHIYTFNQTPDTEQWRHKRLDA